From Deinococcus aerophilus, a single genomic window includes:
- the dinB gene encoding DNA polymerase IV, with the protein MSAPLRKIIHVDMDAFYASVEQRDDPRLRGRPLAVAWGGKRSVVLTASYEARPFGVRSAMPLYRALERCPDLVVVPPRFEAYREVSTQIRAVFARYSALVEPLSLDEAYLDVTEPLRGGPSATRIAQHVRAEVRAETGLSATAGVSVNKFLAKLASGMNKPDGLTVVLPQQVDALLASLPVSDFHGIGPATAARLAAQGIHTGADLRAVSPGALTAQFGKLGGHFWRIAHGQDDRPVEADRPHKSIGAEETYGDDLRGVDAVGARLPLLAGAVERRLSRAGLAGRVVVLKLKFSDRAVITRRVTLPVPVHAAPDLARAAAHLLTPQLLAERGVRLAGITAAGLCGVGEGVGQPGLFDPAPQD; encoded by the coding sequence GTGTCGGCGCCGCTCCGGAAAATCATTCATGTGGACATGGACGCCTTCTATGCGTCGGTGGAACAGCGTGATGACCCCCGGCTGCGGGGACGTCCGCTGGCGGTGGCGTGGGGGGGCAAGCGCAGCGTGGTGCTGACCGCGAGCTACGAGGCGCGGCCGTTTGGAGTGCGCAGCGCCATGCCGCTGTACCGGGCGTTGGAACGCTGCCCGGACCTCGTGGTGGTTCCGCCGCGCTTCGAGGCGTACCGCGAGGTCAGCACGCAGATCCGCGCCGTGTTCGCCCGCTACAGCGCGCTCGTGGAACCCCTGTCGCTGGACGAGGCCTACCTGGACGTGACCGAGCCACTGCGCGGCGGACCCAGCGCCACCCGCATCGCCCAGCACGTCCGCGCGGAGGTGCGGGCCGAGACGGGCCTGAGCGCCACCGCGGGCGTCAGCGTCAACAAGTTTCTGGCCAAGCTCGCCAGCGGCATGAACAAGCCCGACGGCCTGACCGTGGTGCTGCCCCAGCAGGTGGACGCCCTGCTGGCCTCACTGCCGGTGTCCGACTTTCACGGTATCGGCCCGGCCACCGCCGCCCGGCTGGCCGCACAGGGCATTCATACCGGAGCCGATCTGCGCGCCGTCTCGCCCGGAGCGCTGACCGCACAGTTCGGCAAGCTGGGCGGGCACTTCTGGCGCATTGCCCACGGACAGGACGACCGGCCGGTGGAGGCCGACAGGCCGCACAAGAGCATTGGGGCAGAAGAAACCTATGGCGATGACCTGAGAGGGGTAGACGCCGTGGGAGCGCGGCTGCCCCTCCTGGCCGGAGCAGTGGAGCGGCGGCTTTCGCGGGCGGGGCTGGCGGGCCGGGTGGTCGTGCTGAAGCTGAAGTTCAGCGACCGGGCCGTGATCACCCGCCGCGTCACCCTGCCCGTGCCCGTTCACGCCGCTCCCGATCTGGCCCGCGCCGCCGCGCACCTGCTCACGCCGCAGCTGCTCGCGGAGCGGGGGGTGCGCCTCGCCGGCATCACGGCGGCAGGGCTGTGCGGGGTCGGCGAGGGTGTGGGGCAGCCGGGGCTGTTCGATCCGGCGCCGCAGGATTGA
- the ppsA gene encoding phosphoenolpyruvate synthase codes for MDMIRAFQTLRMTDVDTVGGKNASIGEMIHGLGEAGVRVPGGFATTADAFRLFLTENHIEEKINDRLSALDVNDVVALAAAGKEIRGWVEQASLPQALETALREAYAAMAHESGGLDPDVAVRSSATAEDLPEASFAGQQETFLNVRGIESVLHHVRLVFASLYNDRAISYRVHHDFAHAEVALSAGIQRMVRTDLGVSGVAFTLDTESGYRDAVLVTAAYGLGELVVQGAINPDEFFVYKPAVRSGKKAVLRRTLGSKARKMIYAEGGAGVDSVDVSEEDARRFCLSDEDLTELARQCIAIEQHYDRPMDIEWGLDGRDGQIYILQARPETVQSRAGRTLERFEMSGGAGEVLVEGRAVGNRIGSGTVRVVRDPSEMDAVQDGDVLVADMTDPDWEPVMKRASAIVTNRGGRTCHAAIIARELGIPAVVGSGNATRELKSGQAVTVSCAEGDTGYVYAGKREFKVHRIELDSMPDVPMKIMMNVASPDRAFSFAALPNDGVGLARVEFVCSNVIGIHPRALLDYPDVPEDVRAQIEERIRGYASPRDFFREKLMEGVGNIAAAFAPKPVIVRLSDFKSNEYAHLIGGAAYEPKEENPMIGFRGASRYRSADFSAAFALECEAIKAVRDDMGLTNVQVMIPFVRTVGEAQTIIEILGRNGLKRGENGLKVIMMCEVPSNAILAEQFLEHFDGFSIGSNDLTQLTLALDRDSGLVADLFDEQDPAVLALMAQAIAAAKKQGKYIGICGQGPSDHPALAHWLMEQGIDSVSLNPDSVLTTWLDLAGKGVEV; via the coding sequence ATGGACATGATACGTGCGTTTCAAACACTAAGGATGACCGACGTGGACACCGTGGGGGGCAAGAACGCCTCCATTGGCGAGATGATTCACGGGCTGGGCGAGGCCGGGGTGCGGGTGCCGGGCGGGTTTGCCACCACCGCGGACGCCTTCCGGCTGTTCCTGACTGAGAACCACATCGAGGAAAAGATCAATGACCGCCTCTCGGCCCTGGACGTGAACGATGTGGTGGCCCTGGCCGCCGCCGGCAAGGAGATCCGGGGCTGGGTGGAACAGGCGTCGTTGCCCCAGGCACTGGAAACAGCCCTGCGCGAGGCCTACGCGGCCATGGCCCACGAATCGGGTGGCCTGGACCCCGATGTGGCCGTGCGTTCCAGCGCCACCGCCGAGGACCTGCCCGAGGCCAGTTTTGCCGGGCAGCAGGAAACCTTCTTGAATGTGCGTGGCATCGAGAGCGTCCTGCACCACGTTCGTCTGGTGTTCGCCAGCCTGTACAACGACCGTGCCATCAGTTACCGCGTGCACCACGACTTCGCGCACGCCGAGGTTGCCCTCTCCGCCGGAATTCAGCGCATGGTCCGCACCGACCTGGGCGTGTCGGGGGTGGCCTTTACCCTGGACACCGAGAGCGGCTACCGCGACGCCGTGCTGGTCACTGCCGCGTATGGGCTGGGCGAACTGGTGGTCCAGGGCGCGATCAATCCGGACGAGTTCTTCGTGTACAAGCCCGCGGTGCGCAGCGGAAAGAAGGCCGTGCTGCGCCGCACCCTGGGCAGCAAGGCCCGCAAGATGATCTACGCCGAGGGTGGCGCCGGCGTGGACAGCGTGGACGTCTCCGAGGAGGACGCCCGGCGGTTTTGCCTGTCGGACGAGGACCTGACCGAGCTGGCGCGGCAGTGCATCGCCATCGAGCAGCACTACGACCGCCCGATGGACATCGAGTGGGGCCTGGACGGACGCGACGGCCAGATCTACATTCTGCAGGCCCGCCCGGAAACCGTGCAGAGCCGCGCCGGGCGCACACTGGAGCGCTTCGAGATGAGCGGCGGTGCGGGCGAGGTGCTGGTGGAGGGCCGGGCGGTGGGCAACCGCATCGGCAGCGGCACGGTGCGCGTGGTGCGTGACCCTTCCGAGATGGACGCGGTGCAGGACGGCGACGTGCTGGTGGCCGACATGACCGACCCCGACTGGGAACCGGTGATGAAACGGGCCTCGGCCATCGTGACCAACCGGGGCGGGCGCACCTGCCACGCGGCCATCATCGCCCGCGAACTGGGCATTCCGGCCGTGGTGGGCAGCGGCAACGCCACCCGTGAGCTAAAAAGCGGGCAGGCAGTGACCGTGTCGTGTGCCGAGGGCGACACCGGGTATGTGTACGCGGGCAAGCGCGAGTTCAAGGTTCACCGCATAGAGCTGGACTCGATGCCCGACGTGCCCATGAAGATCATGATGAACGTGGCCTCGCCGGACCGCGCCTTCTCGTTTGCGGCGCTGCCCAACGATGGTGTGGGGCTGGCCCGGGTGGAGTTCGTCTGCTCGAACGTGATCGGCATTCATCCGCGCGCTCTGCTGGACTACCCGGATGTGCCGGAAGACGTCCGGGCCCAGATCGAGGAGCGTATCCGGGGCTACGCCTCGCCACGCGACTTTTTCCGCGAGAAGCTGATGGAAGGCGTGGGCAACATCGCTGCCGCCTTTGCGCCCAAGCCGGTGATCGTGCGCCTGTCGGACTTCAAGAGCAACGAGTACGCGCACCTGATCGGCGGCGCGGCTTACGAGCCAAAAGAAGAGAATCCCATGATCGGGTTCCGGGGGGCGAGCCGCTACCGCAGCGCCGACTTCTCGGCGGCCTTCGCGCTGGAATGTGAGGCCATCAAGGCCGTGCGTGACGACATGGGCCTGACCAACGTGCAGGTCATGATTCCCTTTGTCCGCACGGTGGGCGAGGCGCAGACCATCATCGAAATTCTGGGCCGCAACGGCCTGAAGCGCGGCGAGAACGGCCTGAAGGTCATCATGATGTGCGAGGTGCCCAGCAACGCCATTCTGGCCGAGCAGTTCCTCGAACACTTCGACGGCTTCTCCATCGGCAGCAACGACCTGACCCAGCTGACGCTGGCACTGGACCGGGACTCGGGACTGGTGGCCGACCTGTTCGACGAGCAGGACCCCGCCGTGCTTGCGCTGATGGCGCAGGCCATTGCCGCCGCGAAGAAACAGGGCAAGTACATCGGCATCTGCGGTCAGGGCCCGAGCGACCACCCCGCGCTGGCCCACTGGCTGATGGAGCAGGGCATCGACTCGGTGAGCCTGAACCCGGACAGCGTGCTGACCACCTGGCTGGATTTGGCCGGGAAGGGTGTGGAGGTTTAA
- a CDS encoding pyruvate, water dikinase regulatory protein → MSSPRASARTVLIVSDHTGITAENIARALLAHFPQQPLRYLRRPFTADVNAARAVAREVAALMEAGERPILFTTITQPAVLAELQTTPVQVFDLLTPGISVLEQEFGQKASGTVGGYHDMHDSGAYLGRMEALDFALATDDGVGDKQYGLADVILVGVSRVGKTPTSLFLALQHGVRASNYPLAEDDFDRNGLPLPLEKHRTKLYGLTIDPRRLHAIRTQRKAGSRYASPEQCEFEVRRAERLFQRVGLPVRDTTSTSVEEIAAGILSTLRR, encoded by the coding sequence GTGTCCTCTCCCCGAGCTTCCGCCCGCACGGTGCTGATCGTCAGCGACCACACCGGAATCACCGCCGAGAACATCGCCCGCGCCCTCCTGGCCCATTTCCCCCAGCAACCGCTGCGCTACCTGCGCCGGCCCTTCACGGCCGACGTGAATGCGGCGCGGGCGGTGGCGCGCGAGGTCGCGGCATTGATGGAGGCAGGTGAGCGTCCAATTCTCTTCACGACCATCACCCAGCCTGCCGTGCTCGCCGAGTTGCAGACCACTCCCGTGCAGGTCTTCGATCTGCTGACCCCCGGCATCAGCGTGCTGGAGCAGGAATTCGGGCAGAAGGCGTCCGGCACGGTGGGCGGATACCACGACATGCACGATTCCGGGGCTTACCTGGGCCGCATGGAGGCGCTGGATTTTGCCCTGGCGACCGATGACGGCGTGGGCGACAAGCAGTACGGGCTGGCCGACGTGATCCTGGTGGGGGTCAGCCGGGTGGGCAAGACGCCCACCAGCCTGTTCCTGGCCCTGCAGCATGGAGTGCGCGCCAGCAACTATCCGCTGGCCGAGGACGACTTTGACCGCAACGGCCTGCCGCTGCCGCTGGAAAAGCACCGCACCAAGCTGTACGGCCTGACCATCGATCCGCGCCGGCTACACGCCATCCGCACCCAGCGCAAGGCGGGCAGCCGCTACGCCAGTCCCGAGCAGTGCGAGTTCGAGGTCCGGCGCGCCGAACGGCTGTTCCAGCGCGTCGGCCTGCCTGTGCGCGACACGACGAGCACCAGCGTGGAGGAGATCGCCGCAGGAATTCTGAGCACCCTGCGGCGGTGA
- the pgi gene encoding glucose-6-phosphate isomerase, with product MPILTELSAWTALNAHHRMMKDTRLGDLFAADSRRGERLSAEGAGLYLDYSKNRVTDETLSLLMDLARETGVEEWRRAMFAGERINITEQRAVLHTALRQPREASVVVDGQDVVPEVHEVLDRMAVFASAVRGGQWLGFTGRPIRNIVNIGIGGSDLGPVMAYKALRHYAQRDLTVRFVSNVDGTDLVEKTLDLDPEETLFIVSSKTFTTQETMANAASARAWLLSGLKDGAAVARHFVAVSTNADAVQNFGIDPANMFGFWDWVGGRYSMDSAIGLSVMLSIGPDGFSELLAGFHEMDEHFRTAPLEGNLPVLMAMLGVWYNNFFGAQSHAVLPYDQYLQYFPAYLQQLDMESNGKHVTLGGQPVDYQTGPVIWGQPGTNGQHAFYQLIHQGTKLIPCDFIGFCQTLNPLPTPGGPSHHDLLMANVFAQTEALAFGKSLDAVLAEGVEEALAPHRVFEGNRPTNTILADRLTPRTLGALIALYEHKVFVQGVVWNINSFDQWGVELGKVLAGRIVPELGTGPEPQLKHDSSTNTLIRRYRERR from the coding sequence ATGCCCATCCTGACCGAACTGTCCGCCTGGACTGCCCTGAACGCGCACCACCGCATGATGAAAGACACCCGGCTGGGCGACCTGTTTGCCGCCGACTCCCGCCGGGGTGAACGGCTCAGCGCCGAGGGCGCGGGCCTGTATCTGGACTACAGCAAGAACCGCGTGACCGACGAGACGCTGAGCCTGCTGATGGACCTGGCGCGTGAAACCGGCGTGGAGGAGTGGCGCCGGGCCATGTTTGCCGGCGAGCGCATCAACATCACCGAGCAGCGGGCCGTGCTGCACACCGCCCTGCGTCAGCCCCGGGAAGCGTCGGTGGTGGTGGACGGCCAGGATGTGGTGCCCGAGGTCCACGAGGTCCTGGACCGCATGGCGGTCTTTGCCAGCGCCGTCAGAGGCGGGCAATGGCTGGGCTTCACGGGCAGACCCATCCGCAACATTGTGAACATCGGCATCGGCGGCAGTGATCTGGGTCCGGTGATGGCCTACAAGGCCCTCCGGCACTACGCCCAGCGCGACCTGACGGTCCGGTTCGTGTCCAATGTGGACGGCACCGATCTGGTGGAGAAGACCCTTGACCTGGACCCGGAAGAAACGCTGTTCATTGTGTCAAGCAAGACCTTTACCACCCAGGAGACGATGGCGAACGCGGCCTCGGCCCGCGCGTGGCTGCTGTCGGGTCTGAAAGACGGCGCGGCGGTGGCGCGGCACTTTGTCGCGGTGTCCACCAATGCCGACGCGGTGCAGAACTTCGGTATTGACCCGGCCAATATGTTCGGCTTCTGGGACTGGGTGGGCGGGCGCTACAGCATGGACAGCGCCATCGGCCTGAGCGTGATGCTCTCCATCGGCCCGGACGGCTTCTCTGAACTGCTCGCAGGCTTTCACGAGATGGACGAGCATTTCCGCACCGCACCGCTGGAAGGCAACCTGCCGGTCCTGATGGCGATGCTGGGGGTGTGGTACAACAACTTTTTCGGCGCCCAGTCCCACGCGGTGCTGCCGTATGACCAGTACCTGCAGTACTTTCCGGCCTACCTGCAGCAGCTGGACATGGAGAGCAACGGCAAGCACGTGACCCTGGGGGGGCAACCGGTGGACTACCAGACCGGTCCGGTGATCTGGGGTCAGCCGGGAACCAACGGCCAGCACGCCTTCTATCAGCTGATCCACCAGGGCACCAAGCTGATTCCCTGCGACTTCATCGGTTTCTGTCAGACCCTCAACCCGCTGCCTACCCCCGGCGGCCCCTCGCACCACGACCTCCTGATGGCCAACGTGTTCGCGCAGACCGAGGCGCTGGCCTTTGGCAAGTCGCTCGACGCCGTGCTTGCCGAGGGCGTGGAGGAGGCGCTGGCCCCTCACCGCGTCTTTGAGGGCAACCGCCCGACCAACACCATCCTCGCCGACCGCCTGACGCCGCGCACGCTGGGCGCGCTGATTGCCCTGTACGAACACAAGGTCTTCGTGCAGGGCGTGGTATGGAACATCAATTCCTTCGATCAGTGGGGGGTCGAACTGGGCAAGGTGCTGGCCGGACGGATCGTGCCGGAGCTGGGGACCGGACCGGAGCCGCAGCTGAAGCATGACAGCAGCACGAACACGCTGATCCGGCGGTACCGAGAAAGGCGGTGA
- the aroA gene encoding 3-phosphoshikimate 1-carboxyvinyltransferase, with the protein MSADGLPERFDVLVHPAGELRGELRAQPSKNYTTRYLLAAALARGETRVVGAATSEDAAAMLGCLQDWGAGVTLSGDDAIIQGFGASPRAGVTLNPGNAGAVARFLMGVAALTRDTLFVTDYPDSLGRRPQGDLLDALQRLGARVSSADGRFPLSVSGPVQGGRVEVSAERSSQYASALLFLAPLLPGGLDLHLTGTIKSHAPLRQTLDTLSAFGISHHASGDLSRITVPGAQAYRAGRVTVPGDYPGSAAVLAAAALVPGEVRLSNLREHDLQGEREAVAVLQEMGADLVREGDTLVVRGGRPLRAVTRDGDGFTDAVQALSAAAAVAEGTTTWENVSTLRLKECDRISDTRHELQRLGIGAEETPDSLSITGTGRVAGGVTADGHGDHRMIMLLTVLGLRAEAPVRITGAHHIRKSYPLFFRHLETLGARFEYLPTDAHTDAR; encoded by the coding sequence ATGAGTGCCGATGGTCTGCCCGAGCGTTTTGATGTGCTGGTCCACCCTGCCGGGGAGCTGCGCGGCGAGCTGCGTGCCCAGCCCAGCAAGAACTACACCACCCGCTATCTGCTCGCGGCGGCGCTCGCGCGCGGCGAGACGCGCGTGGTGGGCGCGGCGACCAGCGAGGACGCCGCGGCGATGCTGGGCTGCCTGCAAGACTGGGGCGCGGGCGTCACGCTGTCCGGAGACGACGCCATCATCCAGGGCTTCGGCGCCTCGCCGCGCGCGGGCGTCACCCTCAACCCCGGCAACGCCGGGGCGGTGGCCCGTTTTCTGATGGGGGTGGCGGCTCTGACCCGGGACACCCTGTTCGTCACCGATTACCCCGATTCGCTGGGCCGGCGGCCTCAGGGCGACCTGCTCGACGCCCTGCAGCGCCTGGGGGCCCGGGTCAGCAGCGCGGACGGACGGTTTCCCCTGAGCGTCAGCGGGCCGGTCCAGGGAGGCCGGGTGGAAGTCAGCGCCGAGCGCTCCAGCCAGTACGCCAGCGCCCTGCTGTTTCTGGCGCCGCTGCTGCCCGGCGGGCTGGACCTGCACCTTACCGGGACCATCAAGAGCCACGCGCCGCTGCGCCAGACCCTGGATACCCTGAGCGCCTTCGGCATCTCGCATCACGCGAGCGGCGACCTGAGCCGCATCACCGTGCCGGGCGCGCAGGCCTACCGGGCGGGCCGGGTCACGGTGCCCGGCGACTACCCCGGCTCGGCCGCCGTGCTCGCGGCGGCGGCGCTGGTTCCCGGCGAGGTTCGCCTCTCGAATCTGCGCGAACACGACCTGCAGGGCGAGCGGGAGGCGGTGGCCGTGCTGCAGGAGATGGGCGCGGACCTTGTGCGCGAGGGCGACACGCTGGTCGTGCGGGGCGGAAGGCCGCTGCGGGCCGTCACGCGCGACGGGGACGGCTTCACCGACGCCGTGCAGGCCCTGAGCGCCGCCGCCGCCGTGGCGGAGGGCACCACCACCTGGGAGAACGTCTCGACCCTGCGGCTCAAGGAATGTGACCGCATCAGCGACACCCGGCACGAACTGCAGCGGCTGGGCATCGGGGCAGAAGAAACCCCGGACAGCCTGAGCATCACCGGGACCGGGCGCGTCGCCGGAGGCGTGACCGCCGACGGCCACGGCGACCACCGCATGATCATGCTGCTCACGGTCCTGGGCCTGCGCGCCGAGGCCCCGGTCCGCATCACCGGCGCACACCACATCCGCAAGAGCTATCCGCTGTTCTTCCGGCACCTGGAAACACTGGGTGCGCGTTTCGAATACCTGCCCACCGACGCCCACACCGACGCCCGGTGA
- a CDS encoding PQQ-dependent sugar dehydrogenase, producing MPLFRFVVAGALALGTLGCAQNTGQTGNSSGTPLDTSGFSVPTGFKVTPYAEGFQKPRLMVVASNGDVLLSDTSAGRVYVLPDRNKDGQADRKEVFASGLNQPHGLAIHGGYLYVANTDQVVRFPYKAGDLKASGPAENLVSLPSGGGHSTRTVVFGPDDRMYVSAGSSCNVCEESDPKRAAVWVYDADGKNGQEYASGLRNAVGLEWWKDQLYATNNGRDQLGDDIPPEGFYRVDSGKFFGWPYCYTTRPGEAQVWDKDFGRKSAAVCQDATPAFALTTAHAAPLGLAFYTGQTFPEAYRGQMFVALHGSWNRSEKSGYKVIMVDPASGKVSDFMTGFLKGQQVSGRPVDPVVTRDGALLLSDDGAGKVWRIQYVGK from the coding sequence ATGCCTCTTTTCCGATTTGTGGTGGCCGGCGCGCTGGCCCTGGGCACTCTGGGCTGCGCACAGAATACGGGCCAGACCGGCAACTCCTCCGGTACGCCGCTGGATACCTCGGGGTTCAGCGTGCCCACGGGCTTCAAGGTCACTCCCTACGCCGAGGGATTCCAGAAACCGCGCCTGATGGTGGTGGCGAGCAACGGCGACGTGCTGCTCAGCGACACATCCGCCGGGCGGGTGTACGTTCTGCCCGACCGCAACAAAGATGGCCAGGCCGACCGCAAGGAGGTCTTTGCCAGCGGTCTTAACCAGCCGCACGGCCTCGCCATCCACGGGGGGTATCTGTATGTCGCCAATACCGACCAGGTGGTGCGCTTTCCCTACAAGGCGGGCGACCTGAAGGCCAGCGGCCCGGCAGAGAACCTCGTCAGCCTGCCCAGCGGGGGCGGGCATTCCACCCGCACCGTCGTCTTCGGGCCGGATGACCGGATGTACGTCTCGGCCGGAAGCAGCTGCAACGTCTGCGAGGAGAGTGATCCGAAGCGCGCCGCCGTCTGGGTCTATGACGCCGACGGCAAGAACGGCCAGGAGTACGCCAGCGGCCTGCGCAACGCTGTGGGTCTGGAGTGGTGGAAAGACCAGCTGTATGCCACCAACAACGGACGTGATCAGCTGGGCGACGACATTCCCCCCGAAGGCTTTTACAGGGTAGACAGCGGCAAGTTCTTCGGCTGGCCGTACTGCTACACCACCCGGCCCGGTGAGGCCCAGGTCTGGGACAAGGACTTTGGCCGCAAGAGTGCCGCCGTTTGCCAAGACGCCACCCCGGCTTTTGCCCTGACCACCGCGCACGCCGCGCCGCTGGGGCTGGCCTTCTACACCGGTCAGACCTTTCCGGAGGCATACCGGGGACAGATGTTCGTGGCGCTGCACGGCAGCTGGAACCGCAGTGAGAAGAGCGGGTACAAGGTCATCATGGTCGATCCGGCCAGCGGCAAGGTCTCGGATTTCATGACCGGATTTCTGAAGGGTCAGCAGGTCAGCGGCCGACCCGTTGACCCGGTGGTGACCCGGGACGGTGCGCTGCTGCTCTCCGATGACGGCGCGGGCAAGGTGTGGCGCATCCAGTACGTCGGCAAGTAA
- a CDS encoding SDR family oxidoreductase, with the protein MTATTDHKQGQRGSAFVTGGSKGIGYEVARALAGAGYSVTITSRDQQEISRAAGDLGEQVRGVVCDVRDPAALEREVSAHVDAFGGLDVLFVNAGVGNFANIADMTIQQWQDVIDTNLSGAFYTIKAAIPAMKERGGYIFTLSSLAGKNPFAGGAAYNASKFGLNGLSEVLTLDLRQHDIKVTQIMPGSVATHFAGHTPSDADAWKIQPEDIAQLTVDLLNMPARTLPSRVEVRPSKPPKK; encoded by the coding sequence ATGACAGCAACCACAGACCACAAGCAGGGTCAGCGCGGCAGCGCCTTCGTGACCGGCGGCAGCAAGGGCATCGGCTATGAGGTGGCGCGGGCACTGGCCGGGGCCGGGTATTCCGTGACCATCACCAGCCGCGACCAGCAGGAAATCTCGCGGGCCGCCGGTGACCTGGGTGAACAGGTCCGCGGCGTCGTGTGTGACGTGCGCGATCCGGCCGCCCTGGAGAGGGAGGTATCGGCCCATGTGGACGCCTTCGGGGGCCTGGACGTGCTGTTCGTGAATGCGGGTGTGGGCAACTTCGCCAATATTGCCGACATGACCATCCAGCAGTGGCAGGACGTGATCGACACCAACCTGTCGGGGGCCTTCTACACCATCAAGGCGGCCATTCCGGCCATGAAGGAGCGGGGAGGCTACATCTTCACGCTGTCCAGCCTGGCTGGGAAGAACCCCTTTGCGGGCGGCGCGGCGTACAACGCGAGCAAGTTCGGCCTCAACGGCCTCTCGGAAGTCCTGACCCTGGACCTGCGTCAGCACGACATCAAGGTGACGCAGATCATGCCCGGCAGCGTGGCAACGCATTTTGCGGGTCACACCCCCAGCGACGCCGACGCGTGGAAGATCCAGCCCGAGGACATCGCCCAGCTCACGGTAGACCTGTTGAACATGCCCGCCCGCACGCTTCCCAGCCGTGTGGAAGTGCGCCCGAGCAAGCCCCCGAAGAAGTAA
- a CDS encoding MazG family protein gives MQDLLTIMRRLRGPGGCPWDQEQTHASLRPYLLEEAAEAVDAIDAGQPAELTGELGDVLLQVAFHSVIAEEAGTFAYTDVEHSIVDKLVRRHPHVFGDVTVSGSGQVVANWQAIKAAEQGGRARRPVDRVPAALGALAREAAAQKLTAPEAEQGSREHLSRTLDTAPDTAQGVATVLAAVVAWARTQGIDAELALRDHTTRALAALPDEAAAP, from the coding sequence ATGCAGGATTTGTTGACCATCATGCGCCGCCTGCGTGGCCCCGGCGGCTGCCCCTGGGATCAGGAACAGACACACGCGTCGCTGCGCCCCTATCTGCTCGAAGAGGCAGCCGAAGCGGTGGACGCCATTGACGCCGGGCAGCCCGCAGAGCTGACCGGTGAACTGGGCGACGTCCTGCTGCAGGTGGCCTTTCACAGCGTTATTGCCGAGGAGGCGGGCACCTTCGCGTATACGGATGTGGAACACAGCATCGTGGACAAGCTGGTGCGGCGACATCCCCATGTGTTCGGGGACGTGACAGTCAGCGGCAGCGGGCAGGTCGTGGCAAACTGGCAGGCCATCAAGGCGGCCGAGCAGGGCGGCAGGGCCCGACGACCTGTGGATCGCGTTCCCGCCGCTCTGGGAGCGCTGGCGCGCGAGGCGGCCGCCCAGAAGCTGACCGCACCCGAGGCAGAACAGGGCAGTCGGGAACACCTCTCCCGCACGCTGGACACGGCCCCCGACACCGCGCAGGGCGTGGCCACGGTGCTGGCCGCCGTTGTGGCGTGGGCCCGTACCCAGGGCATTGACGCCGAACTGGCCCTGCGCGACCACACGACCCGTGCGCTGGCCGCCCTGCCCGACGAGGCCGCCGCTCCGTGA
- a CDS encoding NUDIX hydrolase, with amino-acid sequence MTDPLDAALLEDLRSETTTDPWADWLATRRRQPLHLPQYRRAAVLVALTREPDPRVLLTVRSTDLPTHQGQISFPGGSLEPGEPVVAGALREAWEEVGLPPVSVKVLGELDDVFTPIGFHVTPVLARVPAEPALTLTAEVTQILTPTLGELRALTPVREWRTLPDGQRAVLYRYPWQGHDIWGMTARVLHDLLTSGPQSERP; translated from the coding sequence GTGACCGATCCCCTGGACGCTGCCCTGCTCGAAGACCTCCGGTCCGAGACGACCACCGATCCCTGGGCGGACTGGCTGGCCACCCGCCGCCGTCAGCCGCTGCACCTGCCCCAGTACCGCCGCGCCGCCGTTCTGGTGGCCCTGACCCGCGAGCCCGACCCCCGCGTGCTGCTCACCGTGCGCTCCACCGACCTGCCGACCCACCAGGGACAGATCAGCTTTCCGGGGGGCAGCCTGGAACCCGGCGAACCTGTGGTGGCCGGGGCGCTGCGTGAAGCGTGGGAGGAGGTGGGCCTGCCGCCGGTCAGCGTGAAGGTCCTCGGCGAACTCGACGATGTGTTCACGCCCATTGGTTTTCACGTCACCCCGGTGCTCGCGCGCGTGCCGGCCGAACCGGCGCTGACCCTCACGGCCGAGGTCACCCAGATCCTGACCCCCACCCTGGGTGAGCTGCGCGCCCTGACCCCGGTCCGGGAATGGCGAACGCTGCCGGACGGTCAGCGCGCCGTGCTGTACCGCTATCCCTGGCAGGGCCACGACATCTGGGGCATGACGGCCCGCGTACTGCACGACCTGCTGACCTCGGGTCCACAGTCCGAGCGTCCCTGA